In a single window of the Coffea eugenioides isolate CCC68of chromosome 3, Ceug_1.0, whole genome shotgun sequence genome:
- the LOC113766438 gene encoding uncharacterized protein LOC113766438, with protein sequence MSYSKLSVRDDPDKLREKREDRNRKKREKFAALSVEEKEAQRKKSREAYHRKKLEKIVSKSLPQQFEEACKSPASASVIRSLPTQQSSHGFNDKLNRPIASQISKHNNNVHGIIGCNQGASKAGIRISPSSNNNTQLSCAELGKKLKQQISSFSTYEKGSTSNCATQHTCVPTDMIQNADKSFICMNCYKFLTEIAEETSDLSAILPTYQVYEVPHNRSARRRRNAGRSHPSAKQVKAVNNKKKKNRGNQPIDGVHALQFITGQADRLPSKADCQYCGAKKLYSETPNFCCSDGQVVLHENKLPDILVELFTGHSDEALSFRTYVRTYNNMFAFTSFGVHYDKSLCKRTNGIYTFKVQGQTYHFIKDLIPHGGSGLYLQLYFHDTDHELENRMAVSERLTETIVMKIMEVMKSNPYACFLRSLRNVPNLDSYQIVLKSHSQNDQRVFNHPTASQVAALWTETESSGASYGRHIQIYTKEGRDHLVQYYYGCYDPLQYPLLFALGETGWHSGIRRFVRENPKKRKRCIQRNKSTALLTNYKSVEDIISAEQQVSNDAENNGEFVSMREYYAYKLQMRDKYCPNILNTGRLLQQYVVDMYIKIESQRLDYYKSKQEFIRREQLQGVMDSVITGQCQASKIGQRVVLPASFIGGPRDMKRRYVDAMALVQKFGKPDLFITMTCNPSWPEVKNLMLPTDEAHNRPDLLSRIFHAKLDVLKQELFKKEIFGSVAAYTYVIEFQKRGLPHAHFLIILKPSSKLYSTDSYDKIVSAEIPDQSKNPHLFNMVRRHMIHGPCGKRNPTNVCMQGEHQRKCRNNYPKPFADKTFHGDNAYPTYQRRNNGYKMMVRGHEVDNRWVVPYSPYLLAKFNCHLNVEICSTVKAVKYIYKYIYKGHDKIHFQLSSQNSDGPNSDAYVSAIDEIKDYQSARWVCAVEGIWRIYRFLLFQIHPAVIHLQLHLENCQPLNFREDQDLRDVVRNRFAKRTMLTEFFYTNSVDPLAQNLKCTYKHFPEHFVWYPGRRKWEPRKQKDCIGRIVAANPMEGERYFLRLLLTHVESPTSFDHLKTINGVYVHTFREAAILRGYFESDKPQQQCLEEVTVYHMPYSLRRLFATLLVHFPPSNPRYLWEQFQEPLSEDISRTPQISVDQIRFQVLYQINEFLQSMGKDINQYALVPNTMNFDNLNKNTHDMIAETRISVPEHDLLAIEQLNADQKKVFDIIMHAAFVEKKGAFFIDGPGGTGKTFLYRALLAEIRSKGYIALATASCGVAASILPGGRTAHSRFKIPIGGTQDKQCRISKQSSLAKLLQSAILIIWDEAPMTHKTSIESVDRILRDIMDCNDLFGSKVIVFGGDFRQVLPVVTKGSKSEFIDASIVNSYIWPQLHKLHLTQNMRARYDAEFTEYLLRIGNGTEPLISKNSIQIPVSMLIRYTNEEESMNTLIRTVFPDLNAFSKDNFSAINRAILTTKNDFVDQINQRLILQFEGQLQEYTSRDKCIDTSEQTIMEDLLNSLTPNGFPPHKLLLKPYCPIMLLRNIDPPQGLCNGTRLICKSLSSNIMHAVITCGEFAGKEVFIHRICFRAENNSDSPVSFERIQFPVRPCFAMTINKAQGQTLDFVGIYLREPAFSHGQLYVAMSRAKNSSSIKILIKPSIFDDQDDSITENIVYTEEEKNMLSFPEIIPGLQNWTTMVQVLDKQKPLLSKAGNRYQKLILIDQQMEEHQSEGHPVTGNKEELEQPTNVDVTTTKSPRKGEKTVKRKSIAQPKGRQTADPLRKQQDAEKNIEEQQTDEPSTRKSPRIRSDVQGTAPTTQHSGKRKHPENE encoded by the exons ATGAGCTACTCCAAACTAAGCGTAAGGGATGATCCTGATAAACTTCGTGAGAAAAGGGAGGACCGAAATCgtaaaaagagagaaaaatttgctGCTCTATCTGTCGAAGAGAAAGAAGCTCAGCGGAAAAAGAGCAGAGAAGCTTATCACaggaaaaaattggaaaaaatagTTTCCAAGTCCTTGCCACAACAATTTGAAGAGGCTTGTAAATCACCAGCTTCTGCATCTGTTATACGTAGCCTTCCTACTCAACAATCTTCTCATG GTTTCAATGATAAACTCAACCGACCCATTGCttctcaaatttccaaacacaaCAACAATGTTCATGGAATTATTGGTTGTAATCAAG GTGCCTCAAAAGCTGGTATTCGAATTTCTCCCTCTTCAAACAACAATACTCAATTATCTTGTGCTGAGTTgggtaaaaaattaaagcaaCAGATTTCTTCATTCTCAACCTATGAGAAAG GATCTACTTCTAACTGTGCTACACAACATACATGTGTACCTACTGACATGATACAAAATGCAG ATAAATCATTCATATGCATGAACTGCTACAAATTCTTGACAGAAATAGCTGAAGAAACTTCAG ATTTGTCAGCTATCCTCCCAACATACCAGGTGTATGAAGTTCCTCATAATCGTTCTGCTAGAAGAAGGAGAAATGCAG GGAGAAGCCATCCATCAGCCAAACAAGTGAAAGCTGttaataacaaaaagaaaaaaaacagag GTAACCAACCTATTGATGGAGTTCATGCACTCCAATTTATTACTGGTCAAGCAGATAGATTACCTTCAAAAGCTGATTGCCAATACTGCGGAGCAAAAAAACTGTACTCTGAGACACCTAATTTCTGTTGCTCTGATGGACAAGTAGTTCTACATGAAAATAAATTACCAGATATTCTTGTGGAATTGTTCACTGGTCACTCTGATGAAGCTTTATCCTTCCGCACATATGTTAGAACATATAATAATATGTTTGCGTTTACCTCTTTTGGTGTCCACTATGATAAATCGCTTTGCAAGAGAACAAATGGCATTTATACTTTCAAAGTTCAAGGCCAAACCTATCACTTTATCAAAGACCTTATTCCACATGGAGGATCGGGATTATATCTACAACTGTATTTTCATGATACAGATCATGAGCTTGAAAACCGAATGGCAGTTTCAGAAAGATTAACAGAGACTATAGTAATGAAGATCATGGAAGTCATGAAGTCTAATCCATATGCATGTTTTCTCCGCAGTCTAAGAAATGTTCCAAATTTAGATTCATATCAGATAGTCCTGAAATCACATTCACAAAATGATCAGCGAGTGTTCAATCACCCAACAGCTTCTCAGGTTGCAGCTCTTTGGACAGAAACAGAAAGTTCAGGAGCAAGTTATGGAAGACACATTCAAATTTATACAAAAGAAGGAAGGGATCACCTCGTGCAGTACTACTATGGGTGTTATGATCCTCTGCAGTATCCACTATTATTTGCACTTGGTGAAACAGGCTGGCATTCTGGGATCAGAAGATTTGTCAGAGAAAATccgaaaaagagaaaaagatgtATTCAGAGGAACAAATCTACTGCTCTACTGACCAATTACAAATCTGTTGAAGATATTATATCTGCTGAACAACAAG TCTCCAATGATGCTGAAAACAACGGTGAATTTGTCTCAATGCGAGAATATTATGCTTACAAATTGCAGATGAGGGACAAATATTGCCCAAACATACTTAACACTGGTAGATTACTTCAGCAATATGTTGTGGATATGTACATCAAAATTGAAAGTCAGAGATTGGATTACTATAAGAGCAAACAAGAATTTATAAGAAGAGAGCAGCTACAAGGCGTAATGGATAGCGTTATAACAGGTCAATGCCAAGCTTCAAAAATAGGCCAGCGAGTGGTGCTTCCAGCTTCATTCATAGGAGGCCCTCGTGACATGAAAAGGAGATATGTTGATGCTATGGCTTTGGTGCAAAAATTTGGGAAACCAGATTTGTTCATTACAATGACTTGCAATCCTTCATGGCCAGAAGTAAAAAATCTCATGCTTCCAACAGATGAAGCACATAACAGGCCGGACTTGCTCAGTCGAATCTTCCATGCAAAACTTGATGTTTTAAAACAGGAgttattcaagaaagaaatatttgGATCAGTTGCTGCTTATACCTATGTCATAGAGTTCCAGAAACGCGGTCTACCTCATGCTCATTTTCTCATAATTTTGAAACCATCTTCAAAACTTTACTCCACAGATTCTTATGACAAGATAGTTAGTGCAGAGATTCCAGATCAAAGCAAAAATCCACATCTTTTCAACATGGTTCGTAGACACATGATTCATGGCCCCTGTGGAAAAAGAAATCCAACCAATGTTTGTATGCAAGGAGAACATCAGAGAAAATGCAGGAACAATTATCCAAAGCCATTTGCTGATAAAACTTTTCATGGAGATAATGCATatcctacttatcaaagaagaaaCAATGGATACAAAATGATGGTCCGTGGACATGAGGTTGATAACAGATGGGTTGTTCCATACAGTCCTTACCTTCTTGCAAAATTCAACTGTCATCTGAACGTTGAAATCTGCTCTACAGTCAAGGCAGTCAAGTACATATACAAGTACATCTACAAAGGTCATGACAAGATTCATTTCCAACTCAGTTCACAAAATTCTGATGGACCAAATTCTGATGCTTATGTCTCTGCAATTGATGAAATCAAAGATTATCAGTCAGCTAGGTGGGTATGCGCTGTCGAAGGTATATGGAGGATATACAGATTTCTGCTATTTCAAATACATCCTGCTGTTATTCACTTGCAGCTTCACTTAGAAAATTGTCAACCATTGAATTTTAGAGAAGACCAAGATCTCCGTGATGTAGTAAGAAATAGATTTGCTAAGAGAACCATGTTGACAGAATTTTTCTACACGAATTCTGTTGATCCTCTAGCTCAGAACCTCAAATGCACCTACAAACATTTCCCTGAGCACTTTGTTTGGTACCCAGGAAGGAGAAAATGGGAGCCAAGGAAACAGAAAGACTGTATAGGTAGGATAGTAGCAGCCAACCCAATGGAAGGAGAACGATACTTTCTCAGATTGCTCCTTACACATGTCGAAAGTCCAACTTCATTCGATCACTTGAAAACAATAAATGGAGTATATGTACATACATTTCGTGAGGcagcaattctcaggggttactTTGAGTCTGATAAGCCCCAACAACAGTGCCTTGAAGAAGTTACTGTCTATCACATGCCATATAGTTTGAGAAGATTATTTGCCACACTACTTGTTCATTTTCCTCCTTCAAATCCCAGATATCTTTGGGAACAATTTCAAGAGCCATTATCTGAAGATATCAGCAGAACTCCACAAATATCAGTTGATCAAATCCGCTTCCAGGTATTGTACCAAATAAATGAGTTCCTACAATCAATGGGAAAAGACATCAATCAGTATGCTTTAGTTCCAAATACCATGAATTTTGATAACTTGAACAAGAACACTCATGATATGATAGCTGAAACAAGAATCTCTGTACCAGAGCATGATCTATTAGCAATTGAGCAACTAAATGCTGATCAGAAAAAAGTTTTTGATATTATCATGCATGCAGCTTTTGTTGAGAAAAAAGGAGCCTTCTTCATTGATGGACCAGGTGGAACGGGAAAAACATTCCTCTATCGAGCACTACTAGCAGAAATTAGGTCAAAAGGATACATAGCTCTTGCCACAGCATCCTGTGGAGTTGCGGCATCGATTCTGCCAGGTGGAAGGACAGCTCACTCAAGATTCAAGATACCAATTGGTGGAACACAAGATAAGCAATGCAGAATTAGTAAACAAAGTTCATTAGCAAAACTGCTACAGTCTGCAATTCTGATAATCTGGGATGAAGCTCCAATGACACATAAGACTTCAATAGAGAGTGTTGACAGGATTCTGAGGGACATAATGGACTGCAATGATTTGTTTGGATCAAAGGTTATTGTTTTTGGAGGTGATTTTCGTCAAGTCTTGCCAGTAGTAACAAAAGGATCAAAATCTGAATTTATTGATGCAAGTATAGTGAACTCATACATATGGCCACAGCTACATAAGTTGCATCTCACTCAAAATATGAGAGCAAGATATGATGCAGAGTTTACTGAATATCTACTTCGGATAGGAAATGGAACAGAACCACTTATCTCCAAGAATTCTATCCAGATACCTGTATCAATGCTGATAAGATATACCAATGAGGAAGAATCAATGAACACATTGATCCGGACAgtatttccagatttgaacgcTTTTTCCAAGGACAATTTCTCTGCAATTAATCGTGCTATTCTGACAACAAAAAATGACTTTGTAGATCAAATTAATCAGAGGCTCATTCTACAGTTCGAAGGACAATTGCAAGAATATACCAGCCGAGACAAGTGTATAGATACCTCTGAACAGACAATCATGGAAGATTTGCTAAACAGTTTGACTCCAAATGGTTTTCCCCCTCATAAGCTGCTTCTCAAACCATACTGCCCCATCATGTTACTGAGAAACATTGATCCGCCTCAGGGATTATGTAACGGCACCAGACTGATATGCAAATCATTGAGCTCCAATATTATGCATGCAGTTATAACATGTGGAGAATTTGCTGGAAAAGAGGTCTTCATTCACAGAATTTGTTTCAGAGCAGAGAATAATTCAGATTCACCAGTATCATTCGAACGAATCCAGTTTCCTGTTCGACCCTGTTTTGCTATGACAATAAACAAAGCTCAAGGACAAACACTTGATTTTGTTGGCATATATTTGCGTGAGCCGGCTTTCTCCCATGGACAGCTATACGTAGCAATGTCAAGAGCTAAGAATAGTAGTTCTATTAAAATTCTGATTAAACCATCGATATTTGATGACCAAGATGACTCAATTACTGAAAATATAGTATATACAGAA GAGGAAAAAAATATGCTCTCATTTCCTGAAATAATTCCGGGACTACAAAACTGGACAACTATGGTTCAGGTTCTAGACAAGCAAAAGCCATTACTCTCAAAGGCAGGAAATCGATATCAGAAGCTCATATTAATTGATCAGCAG ATGGAGGAGCATCAATCTGAAGGGCATCCAGTAACTGGCAATAAAGAGGAACTGGAGCAGCCCACCAATGTAGATGTAACCACCACGAAATCACCCAGGAAAGGAGAAAAGACTGTCAAAAGGAAGAGCATTGCTCAACCCAAGGGAAGGCAAACTGCTGATCCCCTTAGGAAACAGCAGGATGCAGAGAAAAATATTGAGGAACAGCAGACTGATGAACCATCTACCAGGAAGTCACCAAGGATAAGGTCTGATGTCCAGGGTACTGCACCAACTACTCAGCACAGTGGAAAAAGAAAGCATCCAGAAAATGAATAA